A section of the Cutibacterium granulosum genome encodes:
- the pnuC gene encoding nicotinamide riboside transporter PnuC: MGEALTQIVNAQLDVGLGKPVLYREVVGNVFGLASAIGGAHRKVWAWPVGIMGNLVLFTVFLGAVFHTPQNLDMWGQAGRQVFFLITSAYGWIVWAGTRRGNVTSKVGVFPRWATRSERVVAGAAALIMLGVCYVVLRALGSWGPLADSWILTGSILATFGMARGWNEFWFVWIAVDVVGVPLLLAAQYYPSAIMYIFYGLFCLYGFLLWRRTQKEQSRKTDLAARSHVPGETSGPRQTH; encoded by the coding sequence ATGGGTGAGGCGCTGACTCAGATCGTCAATGCCCAGCTGGACGTGGGTCTGGGCAAACCGGTGCTGTACCGAGAGGTCGTCGGCAACGTCTTCGGACTCGCCTCGGCCATCGGTGGTGCTCATCGGAAGGTGTGGGCGTGGCCGGTTGGCATCATGGGAAATCTCGTGCTGTTCACCGTGTTCCTGGGTGCGGTGTTCCACACCCCGCAGAATCTCGACATGTGGGGGCAGGCCGGTAGGCAGGTGTTCTTCCTCATCACCTCGGCCTATGGCTGGATCGTCTGGGCCGGCACCCGACGGGGCAACGTGACGTCCAAGGTTGGGGTCTTCCCACGTTGGGCCACCCGATCCGAGCGTGTCGTCGCTGGAGCAGCTGCACTCATCATGCTTGGCGTCTGCTACGTCGTCCTCAGGGCATTGGGATCGTGGGGGCCGCTTGCCGACTCGTGGATCCTCACCGGCTCCATCCTTGCCACCTTCGGGATGGCACGTGGCTGGAACGAGTTCTGGTTCGTGTGGATTGCCGTGGACGTCGTCGGTGTTCCGTTGCTGCTCGCGGCCCAGTACTATCCCAGTGCCATCATGTACATCTTCTACGGGCTGTTCTGCCTCTACGGTTTTCTGCTGTGGCGTCGAACCCAGAAGGAACAGTCCCGGAAAACTGATCTGGCTGCCAGATCCCACGTTCCCGGTGAGACCTCGGGGCCGCGACAGACGCACTGA
- a CDS encoding aldo/keto reductase yields MASRTVGASGLQVSRLGLGTLTWASTTPTAQARAMVHDFVEAGGTLVDTAPTYGSGEAEELLGKLMHTDLTRDDLVISTKAGFRVEDGTRIIDTSRTALLKDLEGSLRRLRTDHVDLWQVHAWGSAPIEETCEVLDHAVTSGKARYVGVSNFVGWQSATAATWQKAMGSRIPIVSNQVEYSLLARRAEIEVIPAAAFHHMGILAWSALGRGVLAGRYRTDTPRDSRAASQELSWFVEPYLAQKPRAVVDAVAKAGEGLGMTPAQVALCWVRDAPTVASALVGPRHRKQLAELLATADMSLPDEITTALDDITGGPNLARRKPQGQDAGQG; encoded by the coding sequence ATGGCGTCGAGAACAGTCGGAGCCAGCGGCCTGCAGGTGTCACGGCTGGGGTTGGGGACGTTGACGTGGGCAAGCACCACCCCGACCGCGCAGGCCCGGGCCATGGTACATGACTTCGTCGAAGCCGGTGGCACGCTCGTCGACACCGCGCCCACCTATGGCTCCGGTGAGGCCGAGGAGCTGCTGGGAAAGCTCATGCACACCGACCTGACTCGTGACGATCTCGTCATCTCCACCAAGGCCGGATTCCGCGTCGAGGACGGCACCCGGATCATCGACACCTCCCGGACCGCCCTGCTCAAGGACCTGGAGGGCTCATTGCGACGCCTGCGGACCGATCACGTCGACCTGTGGCAGGTGCACGCCTGGGGATCCGCACCGATCGAGGAAACCTGCGAGGTGCTGGACCATGCAGTGACCTCCGGCAAGGCTCGCTACGTCGGGGTGTCGAACTTCGTGGGGTGGCAGTCGGCCACTGCGGCCACCTGGCAGAAGGCCATGGGATCACGCATCCCCATCGTCAGCAACCAGGTGGAGTACTCCCTGTTGGCACGTCGCGCCGAGATCGAGGTCATCCCGGCAGCAGCCTTCCACCACATGGGGATCCTCGCCTGGTCGGCCCTGGGACGAGGCGTGCTGGCCGGACGCTACCGCACCGACACGCCGCGTGACTCCCGGGCGGCATCGCAGGAACTTTCGTGGTTCGTCGAGCCATATCTGGCGCAAAAGCCTCGAGCCGTCGTCGACGCCGTGGCCAAGGCCGGGGAAGGATTGGGCATGACGCCAGCCCAGGTGGCACTGTGCTGGGTGCGAGATGCACCGACAGTGGCAAGTGCCCTGGTGGGACCGCGCCACCGCAAGCAGCTCGCAGAACTGCTCGCGACAGCGGACATGAGCCTGCCCGACGAGATCACCACGGCCCTCGACGACATCACCGGTGGGCCCAACCTGGCTCGACGCAAACCCCAGGGCCAGGACGCCGGCCAAGGCTGA
- a CDS encoding DUF3090 family protein, whose product MTRITHRLHHPDRVVAGSVGEPGHRTFHIQVRQSNELFTMLCHKEQLQTLADSLDRLLNDLHRLSEGRLPIPPQADEADDQRPLELPMETEFELGTVALLWEETRNLVGLDFFAVTDDEVMAADPQFLLDLSPQAAPDSVEIRMPPAMARQFAARCRQVIAAGRPICPFCAQPMNPGGHLCPRANGYRRPLFL is encoded by the coding sequence ATGACGCGTATCACCCATCGACTCCATCACCCCGATCGCGTCGTCGCCGGCAGTGTGGGGGAGCCCGGACATCGTACCTTCCACATTCAGGTGCGTCAGTCCAATGAACTGTTCACCATGCTCTGCCACAAGGAACAGCTGCAGACCCTCGCCGACAGCCTCGATCGGCTGCTCAACGATCTGCATCGACTTTCGGAGGGACGACTACCCATCCCGCCCCAGGCGGATGAGGCTGATGACCAGCGCCCCCTCGAGCTGCCGATGGAGACCGAGTTCGAACTGGGCACCGTTGCCCTGCTGTGGGAGGAGACCCGCAATCTGGTGGGGCTGGACTTCTTCGCAGTCACCGATGACGAGGTGATGGCTGCCGATCCGCAATTCCTGCTCGATCTCTCTCCCCAAGCCGCTCCCGACTCGGTGGAGATTCGAATGCCTCCCGCAATGGCTCGTCAATTCGCCGCTCGGTGCCGGCAGGTCATTGCCGCTGGACGTCCGATCTGTCCGTTCTGTGCCCAGCCCATGAACCCCGGTGGCCACCTCTGCCCTCGTGCCAACGGATATCGACGGCCGCTGTTCCTGTGA
- a CDS encoding citrate synthase — translation MTENICTITIDGKTVELPVVEGTTGDRAIDISRLRELTGVTTLDPSLANTASCRSAISWIDGENGRLLYRGIPIETLAENKVSFVETAMLLITGRLPTPAERNDFSELLARNSALHRNMDLHFNAFPPNSHPMAIMSAMINAMSTHDRPKITDEDSAIRNSAKLMSRVRTIAAASYKASVGEPAIYPRMDLKYVENFMHMMFSLPYQLYEPDPVAARALNLFFVLHADHGQNCSTTAVRTVGSSGANLFASASAGVCALWGDRHGGANVNAVRQLQTIKESGLTPAQYVARAKDGKVRIAGFGHRVYRNWDPRARVLRKVVGPLLERMDRQDPLLDIAQELEEAVLADDYFIERRLYPNVDFYSGIVLRALGIPLNMFTVMFAIGRVPGWIAHWLEQFNDPSIRICRPRQVYDGPASMTWVPREERS, via the coding sequence ATGACGGAGAACATCTGCACCATCACCATTGACGGCAAGACCGTTGAGCTCCCGGTGGTCGAGGGGACGACGGGGGATCGGGCCATCGACATCTCGCGGCTGCGCGAACTCACCGGTGTGACGACCCTGGACCCGTCCCTGGCGAACACGGCGTCGTGTCGGTCGGCAATTTCGTGGATCGACGGCGAGAACGGGCGTCTGCTCTACCGAGGCATTCCGATCGAGACCTTGGCCGAGAACAAGGTGTCGTTCGTGGAGACGGCGATGCTGCTCATCACCGGTCGGCTGCCGACCCCGGCGGAGCGCAATGACTTTTCCGAGCTGTTGGCGCGCAACTCGGCACTGCATCGCAACATGGATCTGCACTTCAACGCCTTCCCGCCCAACAGCCATCCGATGGCGATCATGTCGGCGATGATCAATGCGATGAGCACCCATGATCGTCCGAAGATCACCGACGAGGACTCCGCCATCCGCAACTCGGCCAAGCTCATGTCGCGGGTGCGTACCATCGCTGCTGCGTCGTACAAGGCCTCGGTGGGTGAGCCAGCCATCTATCCGCGGATGGACCTCAAGTACGTGGAGAACTTCATGCACATGATGTTCTCCCTGCCGTACCAGCTCTACGAGCCCGATCCCGTTGCGGCACGTGCCCTCAACCTGTTCTTCGTCCTGCATGCCGACCATGGCCAGAACTGCTCGACGACAGCGGTGCGAACCGTTGGTTCCTCTGGTGCCAATCTGTTCGCCTCGGCCTCGGCAGGAGTGTGCGCCCTGTGGGGTGATCGGCATGGCGGGGCCAACGTCAACGCAGTTCGTCAGTTGCAGACCATCAAGGAGTCCGGCCTCACCCCGGCGCAGTACGTGGCGCGAGCCAAGGATGGCAAGGTGCGCATTGCCGGTTTCGGGCATCGGGTGTACCGCAACTGGGACCCGCGGGCCCGGGTGCTGCGCAAGGTGGTTGGGCCGCTGCTGGAGCGGATGGATCGTCAGGACCCATTGCTCGACATCGCCCAGGAGCTGGAGGAGGCCGTTCTGGCCGACGACTACTTCATCGAGCGTCGTCTGTACCCCAACGTCGATTTCTACTCCGGGATCGTGCTGCGAGCCCTGGGAATCCCGCTGAACATGTTCACCGTGATGTTCGCCATCGGACGGGTTCCCGGTTGGATCGCGCACTGGCTCGAGCAGTTCAACGACCCGAGCATCCGCATCTGCCGACCTCGGCAGGTCTACGACGGGCCGGCATCGATGACATGGGTGCCTCGTGAGGAGCGGTCGTAA